Proteins encoded by one window of Deinococcus radiodurans R1 = ATCC 13939 = DSM 20539:
- a CDS encoding MBL fold metallo-hydrolase, whose amino-acid sequence MVLLPLAPGAFHLPGPVNSVVLDNGAGGALLIDTGLDDSHARKLLREVAALGLRPAAILNTHSHTDHHGGNAFILKRFPEVPVFAPPLEAAVIRFPVLEPLSLFGALPPREVQTKFLLAPSSPAQGVEPGEQRLGGVDVELLAVPGHAAQMYAVRVGDVLYAADALFGPDALAKHPLTFCVDSAAQKASAAALAGLSGVRLTLPAHGDPAEESAALVAVNLASYERTTAAVREALTAGAATVDELLARVCAALGVTMTNAGAVLLNRAVISAHLSEGLAAGWAQLEVSDHRLLFAQR is encoded by the coding sequence ATGGTCCTGCTTCCCCTTGCGCCCGGCGCCTTTCACCTTCCCGGTCCTGTTAACAGCGTGGTGCTAGACAACGGCGCGGGTGGCGCCCTCCTGATAGACACCGGCCTCGACGACTCCCACGCCCGCAAACTGCTGCGCGAGGTGGCGGCGCTGGGGCTGCGGCCCGCAGCCATTCTCAACACCCACTCGCACACCGACCACCACGGCGGCAATGCTTTCATTCTCAAGCGGTTTCCCGAAGTGCCCGTCTTCGCTCCGCCGCTGGAAGCCGCCGTCATCCGGTTTCCGGTGCTGGAGCCGCTCAGCCTGTTCGGGGCGCTGCCGCCGCGCGAGGTGCAGACCAAATTTCTGCTCGCGCCGAGCAGCCCCGCGCAGGGGGTGGAGCCGGGCGAGCAGCGCTTAGGTGGGGTGGACGTGGAGCTGCTTGCCGTCCCCGGCCACGCCGCGCAGATGTACGCGGTGCGGGTGGGCGACGTGCTCTACGCCGCCGACGCCCTCTTCGGCCCGGACGCGCTCGCCAAGCATCCGCTGACGTTTTGCGTGGACAGCGCCGCGCAAAAAGCGAGTGCGGCGGCCCTCGCTGGGCTTTCCGGCGTGCGGCTGACCCTGCCCGCCCACGGCGACCCGGCAGAGGAGAGCGCGGCGCTGGTCGCGGTCAATCTGGCGAGCTACGAGCGGACGACGGCGGCAGTCCGTGAGGCGCTGACGGCGGGCGCGGCGACTGTAGACGAGCTGCTCGCCCGCGTTTGCGCCGCACTCGGAGTCACGATGACGAACGCCGGGGCAGTGCTGCTCAACCGCGCGGTCATCAGCGCCCACCTCAGCGAAGGGTTGGCGGCGGGCTGGGCGCAGCTTGAAGTTAGCGACCACCGACTGCTGTTTGCCCAAAGGTAA